From the genome of Epinephelus lanceolatus isolate andai-2023 chromosome 23, ASM4190304v1, whole genome shotgun sequence, one region includes:
- the dclre1c gene encoding protein artemis isoform X1 — MSSFAGRMKEYPTVSLDRFDRENLHARAYFLSHCHKDHMKGLKGPILKRKLQFSRTVRLYCSFVTKELLLNNPKYAFWEEYIVPLELESPTQISLVDEASGEKEEVVVTLLPAGHCPGSVMFLFEGSQGNVLYTGDFRLAAGDVSRIEHLHSGSRVKDIQSIYLDSTFYDPRFYQIPTREVCLNGISELIGNWITQSPYHVVWLNCKAAYGYEYLFTNLGEEFNTQIHVRSLVMFKKMPEILSYVTTDRRTQIHACRHPRDEEFFQGSRLPCGCTAPDGTPLRIISIKPSTMWFGERMKKTNVIIKTGVSSFRACFSFHSSYSELRNFLSYLQPVNIYPSVIPLGRTLTEVTQMLKLMCRKQSDQTMTVYKPLGVLKRCKVEQPTYDSDSDDELFDGLDLAPVRKKMALNQEMKNVKDQSSQETAPPVSAVESLPLTVTDTQPVTGNYMDCTESNDEEEGEQEGENEGEEDKTLTMEEAKGTIKDTENKSTDVEGSGSSNPPKWEDFFTTETLTDSQNSLNSQSQSCCSISSPSPSKLTDSQTPDLFSDEEETPENFSLTLSASLSNHSSQNQESYLPDTLILQPEQEGREQGDKRTNTVSQEKERSGQLEQEELSESQVSSDFDIPCTPESKVPQPDELSQLYRKLASEEEVVIRKASQGYT; from the exons ATGAGTTCATTTGCAGGTCGAATGAAGGAGTATCCCACCGTGTCTTTGGACCGGTTCGACCGGGAGAACCTACATGCCCGGGCATATTTCCTCTCCCACTGTCACAAAG ATCACATGAAGGGACTGAAAGGACCAATACTGAAGAGGAAACTGCAGTTCAG TCGTACAGTTCGGCTTTACTGCTCCTTCGTGACCAAAGAACTTCTTCTGAACAATCCCAAGTACGCTTTCTGGGAGGAATACATC GTTCCCTTAGAGCTGGAGAGCCCAACTCAGATTTCCCTGGTTGACGAGGCATCTGGAGAG AAAGAAGAGGTCGTGGTCACGTTGCTTCCTGCAGGCCACTGTCCCGGCTCTGTTAT gttCCTGTTTGAGGGTTCTCAGGGAAACGTGTTGTACACAGGAGACTTCAGGTTAGCTGCTGGAGACGTCTCGAGAATAGAACATCTGCACTCAGGCAGCAG AGTGAAGGATATTCAGAGTATTTATCTGGACTCCACTTTTTATGACCCACGATTCTACCAGATCCCCACTCGG gAGGTCTGTCTGAACGGTATCTCAGAACTCATTGGAAACTGGATCACTCAGAGTCCTTATCACGTTGTGTGGCTCAACTGCAAAGCTGCGTATGGATATGAATACCTGTTTACCAACCTGGGAGAGGAGTTCAACACACag ATTCATGTCAGAAGTCTGGTGATGTTCAAGAAGATGCCGGAGATCCTGAGCTACGTGACGACTGATCGCAGGACGCAGATCCATGCCTGTCGACACCCTagg gatgaGGAGTTTTTCCAAGGCAGCCGGTTGCCGTGTGGCTGCACAGCACCTGATGGGACTCCTCTTCGAATCATCAGCATCAAACCGTCCaccatgtggtttggagaacgAATGAAGAAGACTAATGTTATAATAAA aACAGGAGTCAGTTCCTTCAGAGCCTGCTTCAGTTTCCACTCGTCTTACTCAGAG CTCAGAAACTTCCTTTCCTACCTCCAGCCGGTCAACATCTACCCCAGTGTTATCCCTCTGGGTCGGACGCTGACTGAGGTGACACAGAT GTTGAAGCTGATGTGCAGGAAACAGTCGGATCAAACTATGACTGTATACAAACCTCTGGGAGTCCTCAAACGCTGCAAGGTGGAGCAACCCACATatg ATTCAGACAGCGATGATGAGCTGTTTGACGGGCTGGACTTGGCGccagtgaggaagaagatggCGCTGAACCAAGAAATGAAAAATG TGAAAGATCAGAGTTCTCAGGAAACAGCGCCCCCTGTGTCTGCGGTTGAGTCTCTACCTCTgacagtcacagacacacagcctgTAACAGGTAACTACATGGACTGCACTGAGTCcaatgatgaagaggagggtgaGCAAGAGGGAGAGAACGAGGGAGAGGAGGATAAAACACTGACGATGGAGGAGGCGAAAGGAACAATAAAGGACACTGAGAATAAGTCGACTGACGTTGAAGGAAGCGGCTCCTCTAATCCTCCAAAATGGGAGGACTTCTTCACCACGGAGACGCTGACTGACAGCCAGAACAGCctcaacagccaatcacagtCCTGCTGCTCTATCTCAAGCCCCTCCCCCTCCAAACTGACTGATTCACAGACCCCAGATCTGTTCAGCGATGAAGAGGAAACGCCTGAAAACTTCAGTTTgactctgtctgcctctctgtcgAATCATTCTTCCCAGAACCAGGAGTCATATCTACCTGACACTTTGATCCTCCAACCAGAGCAGGAGGGGCGGGAACAAGGAGACAAGAGGACCAATACTGTGTCTCAGGAGAAGGAGCGCAGCGGGCAGTTGGAGCAGGAGGAGCTCTCAGAGTCTCAGGTGTCATCGGACTTTGATATTCCCTGCACGCCAGAATCCAAAGTGCCTCAACCTGATGAACTGTCGCAGTTGTACAGGAAGCTGGCGTCAGAAGAGGAAGTCGTCATTAGAAAGGCGAGTCAGGGCTACACATGA
- the dclre1c gene encoding protein artemis isoform X2 has translation MFLFEGSQGNVLYTGDFRLAAGDVSRIEHLHSGSRVKDIQSIYLDSTFYDPRFYQIPTREVCLNGISELIGNWITQSPYHVVWLNCKAAYGYEYLFTNLGEEFNTQIHVRSLVMFKKMPEILSYVTTDRRTQIHACRHPRDEEFFQGSRLPCGCTAPDGTPLRIISIKPSTMWFGERMKKTNVIIKTGVSSFRACFSFHSSYSELRNFLSYLQPVNIYPSVIPLGRTLTEVTQMLKLMCRKQSDQTMTVYKPLGVLKRCKVEQPTYDSDSDDELFDGLDLAPVRKKMALNQEMKNVKDQSSQETAPPVSAVESLPLTVTDTQPVTGNYMDCTESNDEEEGEQEGENEGEEDKTLTMEEAKGTIKDTENKSTDVEGSGSSNPPKWEDFFTTETLTDSQNSLNSQSQSCCSISSPSPSKLTDSQTPDLFSDEEETPENFSLTLSASLSNHSSQNQESYLPDTLILQPEQEGREQGDKRTNTVSQEKERSGQLEQEELSESQVSSDFDIPCTPESKVPQPDELSQLYRKLASEEEVVIRKASQGYT, from the exons AT gttCCTGTTTGAGGGTTCTCAGGGAAACGTGTTGTACACAGGAGACTTCAGGTTAGCTGCTGGAGACGTCTCGAGAATAGAACATCTGCACTCAGGCAGCAG AGTGAAGGATATTCAGAGTATTTATCTGGACTCCACTTTTTATGACCCACGATTCTACCAGATCCCCACTCGG gAGGTCTGTCTGAACGGTATCTCAGAACTCATTGGAAACTGGATCACTCAGAGTCCTTATCACGTTGTGTGGCTCAACTGCAAAGCTGCGTATGGATATGAATACCTGTTTACCAACCTGGGAGAGGAGTTCAACACACag ATTCATGTCAGAAGTCTGGTGATGTTCAAGAAGATGCCGGAGATCCTGAGCTACGTGACGACTGATCGCAGGACGCAGATCCATGCCTGTCGACACCCTagg gatgaGGAGTTTTTCCAAGGCAGCCGGTTGCCGTGTGGCTGCACAGCACCTGATGGGACTCCTCTTCGAATCATCAGCATCAAACCGTCCaccatgtggtttggagaacgAATGAAGAAGACTAATGTTATAATAAA aACAGGAGTCAGTTCCTTCAGAGCCTGCTTCAGTTTCCACTCGTCTTACTCAGAG CTCAGAAACTTCCTTTCCTACCTCCAGCCGGTCAACATCTACCCCAGTGTTATCCCTCTGGGTCGGACGCTGACTGAGGTGACACAGAT GTTGAAGCTGATGTGCAGGAAACAGTCGGATCAAACTATGACTGTATACAAACCTCTGGGAGTCCTCAAACGCTGCAAGGTGGAGCAACCCACATatg ATTCAGACAGCGATGATGAGCTGTTTGACGGGCTGGACTTGGCGccagtgaggaagaagatggCGCTGAACCAAGAAATGAAAAATG TGAAAGATCAGAGTTCTCAGGAAACAGCGCCCCCTGTGTCTGCGGTTGAGTCTCTACCTCTgacagtcacagacacacagcctgTAACAGGTAACTACATGGACTGCACTGAGTCcaatgatgaagaggagggtgaGCAAGAGGGAGAGAACGAGGGAGAGGAGGATAAAACACTGACGATGGAGGAGGCGAAAGGAACAATAAAGGACACTGAGAATAAGTCGACTGACGTTGAAGGAAGCGGCTCCTCTAATCCTCCAAAATGGGAGGACTTCTTCACCACGGAGACGCTGACTGACAGCCAGAACAGCctcaacagccaatcacagtCCTGCTGCTCTATCTCAAGCCCCTCCCCCTCCAAACTGACTGATTCACAGACCCCAGATCTGTTCAGCGATGAAGAGGAAACGCCTGAAAACTTCAGTTTgactctgtctgcctctctgtcgAATCATTCTTCCCAGAACCAGGAGTCATATCTACCTGACACTTTGATCCTCCAACCAGAGCAGGAGGGGCGGGAACAAGGAGACAAGAGGACCAATACTGTGTCTCAGGAGAAGGAGCGCAGCGGGCAGTTGGAGCAGGAGGAGCTCTCAGAGTCTCAGGTGTCATCGGACTTTGATATTCCCTGCACGCCAGAATCCAAAGTGCCTCAACCTGATGAACTGTCGCAGTTGTACAGGAAGCTGGCGTCAGAAGAGGAAGTCGTCATTAGAAAGGCGAGTCAGGGCTACACATGA
- the LOC117249559 gene encoding overexpressed in colon carcinoma 1 protein-like yields the protein MGCGNSSPATNNSNNTGGQAESSSKASEESAPEDDKWKNYGGVYVGFPTDLSNIPQVQIGSLRENERDLLALRRPLWGDGL from the exons ATGGGATGTGGAAATTCCTCACCAGCcaccaacaacagcaacaacactgGAG GTCAAGCTGAGTCTTCATCAAAGGC atcAGAAGAGTCTGCGCCAGAAGACGACAAATGGAA gAACTATGGAGGTGTGTACGTGGGTTTTCCCACCGACTTGAGCAACATTCCTCAAGTACAGATAGGATCACTcagag agaatgagagagactTGTTAGCCCTCAGGAGGCCACTGTGGGGGGATGGACTCTGA